One part of the Marispirochaeta sp. genome encodes these proteins:
- a CDS encoding ferritin family protein — translation MKEIIMNLIDATMGEYLRYSKSLNTPSLSRFMVTIIDQERQHKEEVEELDRDIFACLVPDHMESEIQALSRPLKMEGDIAGLQEVAEREDSMADLFEGLAARMESEEGKIFFSQYAHDERKHAGLVRSRLELESLA, via the coding sequence ATGAAAGAAATTATAATGAACCTTATAGATGCTACCATGGGCGAATATCTTCGATACAGCAAATCCCTTAACACACCATCCCTTAGCCGCTTTATGGTGACTATCATTGATCAGGAACGGCAGCATAAGGAAGAGGTAGAAGAGCTGGACCGGGATATCTTTGCCTGTCTTGTGCCGGACCACATGGAAAGTGAGATTCAAGCACTCTCCCGGCCGTTGAAAATGGAAGGCGATATTGCCGGATTACAGGAAGTGGCGGAGCGCGAAGACTCCATGGCGGATCTTTTCGAGGGCCTCGCGGCCAGGATGGAATCCGAGGAGGGGAAGATTTTCTTTTCCCAATATGCCCACGACGAAAGAAAGCATGCCGGACTGGTTCGCAGCCGCCTGGAGCTGGAATCCTTGGCTTGA
- the infC gene encoding translation initiation factor IF-3 — protein sequence MAVKDLRINEQIRVREVRLIDGDGEQRGVLPVTEAIQLAQDAGLDLVEIAPNANPPVCKILDYGKYKFEQEKRNRESKKKQKLLKMKEIRMQPKIEKHDMEFKAKHIRTFLEEGNKVKVTVRFRGRELAHTELGRVVLEKILELLGDSFIVDRPPAMEGRFMSMILNPKVSNKSKQKQSKESDSKEETADAKDENA from the coding sequence TTGGCTGTTAAAGACCTGCGGATAAATGAACAGATCCGAGTTCGCGAAGTACGATTGATTGATGGCGACGGAGAACAACGCGGAGTGCTGCCGGTTACCGAGGCGATACAGCTTGCCCAGGATGCCGGACTAGATTTGGTAGAGATCGCCCCGAATGCGAATCCGCCGGTCTGCAAGATCCTGGACTACGGAAAATATAAATTCGAACAAGAGAAACGCAACCGGGAATCAAAAAAGAAGCAAAAGCTTCTGAAAATGAAAGAGATCCGGATGCAGCCCAAGATCGAAAAGCACGACATGGAGTTCAAGGCCAAACATATCCGTACTTTCCTGGAAGAAGGAAATAAAGTAAAGGTTACGGTGCGTTTTCGCGGACGTGAACTGGCCCATACGGAACTTGGGCGTGTTGTACTGGAGAAAATACTGGAGCTTCTAGGCGATTCTTTTATCGTCGATCGTCCGCCGGCCATGGAAGGACGATTTATGTCGATGATTCTGAATCCAAAGGTCTCCAATAAATCAAAGCAGAAGCAGAGTAAAGAGAGCGATTCGAAGGAGGAGACGGCAGATGCCAAAGATGAAAACGCGTAG
- the rpmI gene encoding 50S ribosomal protein L35 codes for MPKMKTRRAAAKRYSYTGSGKIKYKKQGLRHILTKKSTKRKRKLRKPGILSDAEVKRARILMPYL; via the coding sequence ATGCCAAAGATGAAAACGCGTAGGGCCGCCGCAAAACGGTACTCCTACACCGGAAGCGGCAAAATTAAGTACAAAAAACAAGGCCTCAGGCATATCCTGACAAAAAAGAGTACGAAACGGAAGCGCAAACTTCGCAAACCTGGTATCTTGAGCGACGCTGAAGTAAAACGCGCCCGGATACTCATGCCCTATTTATAA
- the rplT gene encoding 50S ribosomal protein L20, producing the protein MSRAVDGTRRHDRRKKILKSAKGYWGRRKSNFRAAKDAVAKAGVYAYRDRRAKKREFRRLWIARISAACRDRGITYSRFINGLSKAQVEINRKALSNMAIEDSKAFDAVVETAKSALGV; encoded by the coding sequence ATGTCACGCGCAGTAGACGGAACCAGACGTCATGACAGACGGAAAAAGATACTCAAATCCGCTAAAGGATATTGGGGACGACGCAAAAGTAATTTTCGGGCAGCCAAGGACGCGGTAGCCAAAGCAGGTGTATACGCCTACAGGGACCGCCGCGCGAAAAAACGGGAATTCCGCCGACTGTGGATCGCCCGTATTTCCGCAGCCTGCCGGGACCGGGGAATTACCTATTCCCGTTTTATTAACGGCTTGTCAAAAGCCCAGGTAGAAATAAACCGTAAAGCCCTGTCCAACATGGCAATCGAAGATTCGAAGGCCTTTGACGCTGTTGTTGAGACGGCAAAGTCGGCTCTGGGAGTTTGA
- the zapB gene encoding cell division protein ZapB: MITLEQVRLLDRKVNQAVELISALKSENQMLNDKLESYQKKISELEVLLSGLKEDQSEVELGFRKALDTLSGIEKSEEKDEAAPASEENLQSASEPSEDDPVKAEASDTEDEDDDIEALEDETESESEDAELDIF; this comes from the coding sequence ATGATTACGCTTGAACAAGTCCGCCTGCTTGATCGTAAGGTTAATCAGGCGGTAGAGCTTATATCTGCGTTGAAGTCCGAAAACCAGATGCTCAACGATAAACTTGAAAGTTACCAGAAGAAGATTTCTGAACTGGAAGTTCTGCTGTCCGGACTCAAAGAAGATCAGTCAGAAGTTGAGCTGGGGTTCCGTAAAGCTTTGGATACCCTTTCTGGAATCGAAAAGTCAGAAGAAAAGGATGAGGCTGCGCCTGCATCTGAGGAAAACCTTCAAAGCGCCTCTGAACCTTCTGAGGATGATCCGGTAAAGGCTGAAGCGTCTGATACAGAAGATGAAGATGACGACATTGAGGCCCTGGAGGACGAAACTGAGTCTGAATCCGAAGACGCAGAACTCGATATTTTCTAA
- the zapA gene encoding cell division protein ZapA, translated as MGKEPLMIEILGTTLKVNTDEDPRYLSQIIEYLHEKTQEVKNSTKIDDPLKISILTSLFLIDELYKERSGIAQNGENQALSEITEKMIKKLEESLDT; from the coding sequence ATGGGAAAGGAACCGCTGATGATCGAGATTCTCGGCACGACTCTTAAGGTCAACACCGATGAAGATCCCCGGTACCTTTCCCAGATTATTGAATACCTTCATGAAAAGACCCAGGAAGTAAAAAACTCTACGAAAATTGACGATCCGCTGAAAATTTCCATTCTGACCTCCCTTTTCCTTATCGATGAACTATATAAAGAACGTTCAGGCATCGCCCAAAACGGGGAAAATCAAGCCCTCTCCGAGATAACCGAAAAAATGATAAAAAAACTCGAAGAGAGTCTTGATACCTGA
- a CDS encoding PilZ domain-containing protein — MALITSQQLGRFFEKYSDINLTFTKDVVRATGLLHRNTHIKCLGDHWPCVLYSCSMKEARVIANLSKSFYEKLKSANNLVSLHVAFAQEDKSSPLSFFVTSKINGFTPYDKTKPNLNFLSLEYTQRPPDDLIVILGSLAEANLNSAQRKEERIEITADTIRKLGLKSKTALVYIEGIPRKCIIRDLSFSGAKLILPGIGKFLMNKNALFRFELTDRNKQLSLNGTMIRVETVAGRKDLVAAAVQFDETKVPYEYKLLINDYLNTLRSKKGNSN; from the coding sequence ATGGCTTTAATTACCAGTCAGCAGCTCGGCCGTTTTTTTGAAAAATACAGTGATATAAATCTAACCTTTACCAAGGACGTTGTCCGTGCCACCGGATTGCTGCACCGTAATACCCATATCAAATGCCTGGGCGACCATTGGCCATGCGTTCTTTATTCCTGTTCAATGAAAGAAGCCCGTGTCATAGCCAATTTAAGTAAAAGCTTCTATGAAAAGCTTAAAAGTGCCAACAACCTCGTCTCTCTGCATGTTGCTTTCGCCCAGGAGGATAAAAGTTCCCCCTTAAGCTTTTTTGTTACCAGCAAAATCAACGGCTTTACGCCCTACGACAAAACCAAACCCAATTTAAACTTTCTCAGTCTTGAGTACACCCAGCGGCCGCCGGATGATCTTATCGTAATTCTTGGTTCCCTGGCAGAAGCCAATCTTAATTCCGCACAGCGCAAAGAGGAACGTATCGAGATCACCGCCGATACCATACGTAAACTTGGACTGAAATCGAAAACCGCTCTTGTCTACATTGAAGGAATACCACGGAAATGTATCATCCGCGACCTGTCATTCTCCGGAGCCAAGCTTATTCTTCCCGGTATTGGTAAATTCCTGATGAACAAGAATGCCCTGTTTCGATTTGAACTTACAGATCGAAACAAGCAGCTAAGCCTGAACGGGACCATGATACGTGTCGAAACAGTAGCCGGCCGTAAGGACCTTGTGGCTGCCGCCGTCCAGTTTGATGAAACAAAAGTTCCCTACGAGTATAAATTACTGATTAATGATTATCTTAACACTCTGCGCAGCAAGAAAGGAAACTCTAATTAG